One Equus asinus isolate D_3611 breed Donkey chromosome 30, EquAss-T2T_v2, whole genome shotgun sequence genomic window, ACTAGGTCACAGGCCTCATATTACATGCTCTCAAACTAAAATATACCTCTCACTCCATCACAGTACTTACCACGGCTAcagtttatattttatgtatgttacTTTGTCTCACCACTGTACCCCTAGCACTCAGAAAATCTTCAAccaattgttgaatgaatgagctgCCCATGAAAAGAGAGCAGACCTTTGAAAATCCCAAGTTATCTCATAGGTAAAACGGTACTTTAGTCTCAAAAAATACATTGTAATAtggcagccagcctccaagatggcccccagtAATCCACCTCTGGGTATTCATGCACTGAGGTCACCACCCAAAACGTATCAGGGTTGGTGTGTGTGACCAATAGGATGCAGCAGAAGTGCTGATGTGCTACTTCCCAAGGAAGGGCACAAGACACGGCCACTTCTGCCTTGTTCTCTTTTGGATCACGTGCTCTGGAGGAAGCCAGCCACTGTGCTGAGGACACTGAAGCAGCTCTAAGGAGAGACTTTCCAGCAcaagaactgaggcctcctgccaagcGCCGGCGCCAACTTGCCAGCCGTATGAGGGAACCATTCTGGAAGCACAGCCTCTAGTCCCAGGCAAGCCATCACATGATTACAGTCCCAGACACtagcttgactgcaacctcatgagagaccagAACCACCGGCACtcagctaagctgctcctgaattcctgacccacagaaaccgtgtgagataataaatgtttactattattttaagctgctaaatttgggtGTTATTTGTCACACAGCACTAGAGAACCAATATATATAATAAGACAACCCAAAGTGTCCACAGGATATCTGATTTGCTCTTCTATACTATTGGAAGGGTCACCAGAAGCATGAGATTCAGACTAAAATGAGTGAAAAAGCATTCAATTCTCACAAATATGTAACTACTATCAAAATCTAGTTACCCTGTCTTCCTGACTTGTGCTTTTCACGAAGTCTAAATTATGACATCTGGGTGGACGAACACATACGCCAAACTGTACCTTTTGGTCCATTCTCCAGGGCTTCTTCTGCAGCTTCTGGTTCAAGTTCTTTTTCAGAGTTGTCAGTGTGGGTTTTGGCCTGTCCATTAACTGACAGCATATCACTCGGTGCAGCTGCATTCACTTTTGATGATGCAGGCAAAGAAGCCCCAGCTACTGCTActtcctgttgcttctgcaaTGCTGCCTACAAGTCGAGACAAAGTGAAGATACGCTGACCAGGAAGGCTAACAAATGGGACATTCGCCTTGGAATGCATTCTGACCCCCAGTTTTTGCCCTACCACAGCACTCTCCTTCAAGAAATTACTAATAAACTTTATCAGTTTTTATCCTATCTATAATGAATTTTAGTACAATATCAAACCAACagctgaaaatgataaaaaaaaatcaacatgtcCAAAAATCTACAACTGAGGATCACATTTCTGTGACTTGAGGATCACCAGAAAAACTAGGAAAAATTAAAGTAGGTAGAAATAATCAacccaaaataaaattaagggcAAAAACTGAACATTGTAACATTTATTCTTaatattgaaagaagaaaatcttcttGATACAATTCAGATACAAAAAATTTGAATTAGGAAAATTAAACCTGGTAGAAATAAATGGTCACAGAAGAAAATTCACAAAGGCAGAAGCTGTAATTGGTAAAAATCTGATGTGGGCCCCCAAAGTAAccaacaaataaaatacaattattctAATATGgaccaaaaaaatcaataaattaaatcTTCACTGTAAACTATATACAAAAAATTCTTATCACAATTAAATTGAAAACTATTAATCACGttgtaaaatgaattaaataggCTTATAAAATGGAGTTTGAGGTCAAAACACTTTCTCAATGAAAATTCGTCACTGTTTACATAATTatgattaaaatatgtatattcataaatatgaaataaaaatgtcttctgAGTCAAAATTGGAGAGTAAATACACCTTAAACCCAAAGGACAACTATTTTGGGACGTTCTTCTCTTACATTAAGATGGATAGTTATTACTAGTAGAAATACCTAAGTATTACTTAAGTAACTTTTGGGGGAACTTTAAATTGAATTATTACATACAGAGAAGTATCTAAATCATAAATGCACAGCTTGATCATTTTTCATAAATCAAACATACATGTAACCAACACCCAGATCCAGACTCTCTGCATCTCAGGACCCTCCCTGGCGCCCCTTCCCATAAACTCCCCAAGGGTAACACCTATTCTGACTTGTGAGACTACAGATTTGCTTTGCCCGTCTTTGaagtttatataaatggaatcgtacaacaTATGctcttttctgtgtctggcttctttcacaacaTTATTTTTGTGAGGTTCATCTCCAGGGTCACAAGTAATTGTATTTAGTTTGTTTGCATTGTTATAGGATATTCCATtgtgaaaatacaaaatttactTATCCATTTTACTGCTGATGAGCATCTAAGTAACTTTTTAAACTAAAACACTAATTTATAAGTAAGCATATGTTTAcaatagtaaaaaagaaagagaaaatttagaggaaaaagcTGTTATAATCTCATGGTTTAGGAACAGTGACGTATTTTGGCATATCTGTATAAACATTTCATTTGACATATCATTTACAAACCACTTACTTAAACAAATGGCAATACCTCTCTGCAGCTAGCGCAGGCTAGTAAcacttaagattttaaaataccttCTTCCAAGGCCTAGATTCTCAATAATTTCCGAATTCGTTTTCTAGAAAGTACCAGCTTCCAGAAAAAGTGCATAGAACAAAAACAAGCCAGCACACTCAGAACATTCACTACatgaaggaaagcaaaagaagCATTTCTGTTGATGATCAGCAGGTCCAGCGCACAGCCCCTCCGTCCAGTAAGCCTTTCTTGAAACTCTCTAGCAGAATAAACAACTCCTTCCCCGGGATCCACTGTCCATGAATATACATCTATTGTATGTAATAGactgaaattattttcataatcctCTTCTatacttttaagttttaaaagcacAGAAAGATACAGCAACAATGTAACAAACACCCCGTAACTATAGACCCAAATTAACAAGTGTTCGCATTTTGTCATTTTGCTcagtatttatataaaaattaatactttCTGGGGCTGAAGTTCCCTGTGTTTCTTCCtcagtccctttccttttctcttcccagagACAACTGATCAATTTGATAAACCAAATTTGATCGCTATAATCTAAATTACAGCTTTCTAGCTCTGTTTCAAATATTCTTGGTTTTGCCCTATTGACTGTGTTCTCATTAAGTGAGAGCAGTCTACAAACaggacagtgtgtgtgtgagctaTCCCACTGAAAAATTATCTCCAAGCCtatcaaagaagcaggaaaaggggAGTGATACGCTAAAGTAGAAACAGGCTTTAGAGGACAGAAAAGAAATTCCTCAAAAATACCGCTTGTTATCTTGAAGGAACTCTTGTTTGacatccttttcctcctctcatgGATTGCACAAAACCTGCACTGCTTTTTAACTGTTCACTAATGGTAAAGACTCAGGCGAAAACGTAGTTTAGGTAAGAATAATTTTCAAGGACTTTAAAGAGCTTGGCAAAACAACAAAGCATTACTTCATCTAACAAGAAATGTTGAGCAACACTAACGTAACACTTTTCTTCACTCAGATTTTTTGACAGGTGGTAACTGCTTTataagtgaaaattaaataagtaaaacttAGCTAGGTTAAGATCAAGGAGGCATTTTAGACCTGTGCAAGATGTAAAAAATGAATGTAAGGGGCCAGCcacgtggcacagtggttaaggccagcatgctctgcttcagcggcccgcatttacaggttcagatcccaggcacagacctacaccattcatcagccatgctgtggctgtgacccacatacaaagtagaggaggactggcacagatgttagctcaggtctaatcttcctcaagcaaaaaaagaggaagattagcaagagatgttagctcagggctaatcttactcaccaaaaaaaaaaaagaaagaaagtaaagttGGTTATTTTCCATATGTACCAAACACTCCTAGAGAGTAACTATTTTCTCATGGTACTCCTCTGGTAGTCCTGTGAGGTTAACAAAACAGGTACCAGGATTTTATATCCCATTCTTACTGAttgggagaaaaggcagaacaATCAGAGTAGCAGGTAACTTGTCTGAGCTTAAACAAGAGCGCCAAAGCCAGCACAGAATCCAAGGGTTATCTGCCCCCGCCCCCAACTCAAACCCTTGTTTTCCCCCCCTAAACCACCTACTCCTGTGTGGAAGCAAAGTGTGGGGGTAGGGAGATGGAGGACTACCACTGTGTTGTGGATGAGCACTGTCTAGCTGCTGTACTTAGCACAAACATCAAGATAGACCCACCCAGCTCTGCAGAACCAACTGACAGCCTCAGGGGACAGGGTGCTCCTACTGGAAGCTATCCGGGCCTGTGACAGTGCACTGCCTGAAGGACATCCTTGAGCTAACGCCAGTGAGTCCTCACGGTTCCAGGACCACTATCAGAGTCTACGTCAGACTCACGAGAATGACACTCGGTTCATGCAACTCCCAAACACCCTTACGACAATAGGACGGTGGCCCCATCATTTATTGCTTCACTATCATATACTGTCTTTCATAACTGCCCCGTGAAACTCTAAAGTCTCCCCCCCCAAGGAAGGTCAGCTAAAAGTTACTTTATACCTCAGGAGCTAACTAATGCAAAATTCATTAGCAACTGTTAAAGAACTTGAGTTCCAACGAAACTAAAAACCCTCTCTGAGGCTGAATTCTGGGCTTGTCTATCGTACCTGTTGCTGTGCAAGCTGGACTTGATACAACTGCTGCATATACTGCTGATAGTGCTGCTCCTGCAACTGGCGGATGAGAATCTGCTGCTGCTCGTAGTTCCCTGGATACTGCTGGGCTGCGTACTGCTGGAACTGCACGGCAGTCTGGGAGTTTAAGGCTGCCATTATCTGCTGcctagaaacattaaaaaatatatactagtCTGACTACAGGAGATCGTTCACGACAAAATAAAATGTCCTTGTCATTTATAATGTATAACTCTTAAAACTGACTAAGCTAGTAATATATATCAATCAGCATGTGTCCCAGGCCCAAAAGAAAgacttaagaaaataaacttgGCCTCTAATTTTTCACTTGGGTTTTTCAAGGAAGATCTGGGATGGAGAGGAAGAATAAGCATGTCATTGTCTTTGtcgttgtcatcatcatcaccaccaccaccatcgtcACTGCTAGCATTTATTGCACCTGTACTATGAGCCATGAGTGTTCACAGCACTTCCACATACTAAGCCACTCGGTCCTCACACCATGCTCTGAGGCAGGGttccagggaggagggagtgagggtGCTCAGTAACTTGACCATGATTACACTGCTAGTAGATGCCAGAGCCAGGCTTCAAGGCTAGGCTCTTTGGCTCCAGCCTATGTCTCTAACCATGATGCTCTAAGAGGACGGGTTGTCATCGATGGCAAGATGAGATATTTCAGTGGTGGCCATGGCTTCTCTACCTAAATACATGAAAAGCAGTAAGAGGCAGAAGAATAGCTAAAAGATGTTACAGGTGGCCCTGTGTAAGTATAAATAAAACCAGTGAAAATGTGAGGATCCTTAGCATTTCATTTAAAGTCTGTCTTAAAGAGAACACTGAAAATAATATCTGGGCACACTAGGTTTAGAGATACTAATTTCTGTAAACTATTACAattctcttttaccttttttCAGAGGAACCACATGCTTCTTAACTCAGTTATGTGACCACCTTAACAAAGACCTCAAAGCCATCTATTaatagataaacagataaataacaaAGCAAAATCTCACAAACTGCTGAATAAAACAGGACACTGGGTCCACCTAGGGCatgcctctccccctccccacccctcataGTCTCTCTCCAGAGAAGAATGAGGCTCTGGGTCAGTTTGAAGCTTTTGAGGaacaaataatcaagaaaaatcaATGGACTCTGTTGTTCTCTGGTTTAATCTATATGCTGTGCCACCTCTTGGACCCCAGGCCTTCTTCTCACAGTGTTTTATGGCTGGTAATCCCTTCCTCCTTGGGCCCTTGGCTCCCTCTTGAAGAACCAGTCCCTTCTGAGACAGGTGCTCTCATCGCCCTTACTGAATAAGAAATGGCTTCAGCTCCCAAGTTCCGTACTAGGGGACTAGGAATAGATATCTGACAGGCTGGATCAACTAGCTTCTCTGTCCTGGGGATCTGTAACTGGGTCTCTGAGATCCCAGCCAGTCTCTGTCAGATGCATGGAAACAAAGACCACATAAACGCAGGCTGGGACAGCCTTGCAcatgccaaagcagagtgtgacaaCTTGCAGAGAACAGGAAgaatgaaacagagacaaaagCTGAGAAGCAAAGACAAGAAATCATGTgaacccagagacagagagaaagcgaGAAACCTTAGCTCCTGTTCTAGTCATGAGTTCTGGGAACGAATCCCAAATCCTTCCAATACAGTCCCCTTTTTGCAACCAAATGATGCTTAAGATGAGGCCCTCTTTGCTAACACATCATTGGTACAAACGGCAAGCAGCTAACATCGGGCTACCTCCCAGTCATACAAACCACAGAATGACTGTAAGGCACACAATGCTGAAAGGTCGATGACAACAGTGTGGCAGTCCACTTCTCCTGCTTAATCTAAGCCAGAAAACAAGCTTACTTTTGCTGCTCTAACCGAAGCCTCTCTTCCTCTATccgcctcctctcctcctcctcccgccgaagcctttcttcttcttctcttctgcgtttctcttcctccttttgcacacgttctctttcttcctcttcacgCCGCCttcgctcctcctcctccttcctacaCCGTTGAGGACAGACAATGAACCTCAGACAAGGAATCCCGTCTAAAAACAACTTAAGACTTTATTTTCCAGTGAAAATCAACACAACCTTTTTAGAGAACAATGTggtaatattattaaaatttgcaAAGCATACACTCCACTAGTACAAATTTATCATATGGAGTCAATCTCACAGTATACAGGATCACAGCAAGAAATACTGCTGCACAGCAACAGAAAAAGATGTCTGTCAGTAAGATACTACTACTTAAATCACTGTAATATACCCATACCCTGAAGATTCCCCTCTATATATACTCACAGCACAAGCTCTTCCTTCACACTACTCGCTGTAGTTGCAATTAAATTCGTGTGATAAATTTACCAATATATCCGTCAATCATTAAAATGCATGCTGTGTAAGGGCAGACACTGCCTGTCTCACACCGCTACATCCTCAGGATTTAGCACAGTGCTGGAAAGAACAAGCACTCAACGAATGCatacagaaatgaataattcACCCTGAAATGCCAAACAGGCACAAACAAAGGACAGAACTACATGGCCAAAGATGTAAAGACATTTActatatttgtttaatgaaaaatCCAggtaaatacacagaaaaaggTCTGGAAAGACATACCTTAAACTTGTCATTTGTTAGCTATAGAGAGAAGAGTGGTATTAAAAAGAAAGGTGGGAAGGAAGGTCTTCAGTTTGTGCTTCATGAACTGTCACAAATGGAAAATCATTTATAttgcatatatttgtatattatttctgaaatttaaaaaaatttaggggccagcctggtggtgcagcagttaagttcacacgttctgctttggcagcccggggttcactggttcggatcccaggtgtgggcctaggcaccacttggcaagccatgctgtggcaggcgtcccacatataaagtagaggaagatgggcacggatgttagctcagggctagtcttcctcagcaaaaagagaaggattggctgcagatgttagctcagggctaatctccacccccctcaaaataaataaataaatttaaagttttttaatttaaaaaagaaaacaacagttgTAAAGCTAGGTGCAGACCTCACCTAGCTCCCCCCTCAAGCACAACGGAGAACGGACTCTTGCACTAGGAATGGATGCACACGGGTCTAAGAGTGCTGTGGAGTACAGGGAGGCTGAAGACAGGATGAAAGACAAGCTGCTGAGGATTCTCAAAGAAGACACCATCTCTTGGTCCTACCGTGAGAACTGTCTGGGTTACCCTATTTTCCTCTCCAAACTCCTATAAGTGATTAACAACACACCCGAGCCACAGTCAAGGCTCAAAATATAGCAATAACATGACCTACTTGTAATGTGTCTCAGCTGGTACACAGGCCAAAATGTTCCACAAGCCAGAGCTCAGGCTTCAGGATAGAGGAAGTCTAGTCTTTAAATGCTTTGGAAGGATTCTATATGGGCTTCACCTCATGACAGAAGtatatttttgaaaggaaaaacgCAGCTTATAATGTTTAGCAGTAacttaaatattcaatttatcattaaaaaaagaacttagaAAGCAATGTTTACATACTTCCAAAGACTTTATAGCTACACCTCATTGGTTCAACATCACTACATGTGGACTGTAGTACATAAATCAATTCTCCAGTAAAGGAACCTCATTCCATTCTGATAAGAATCAAAACTTCCTTTGCATAAATATCTTCCGAAAATGTATTAAGCTATTTCTTATTCCCTTAAACAGAATAAATTATATCTAGTGCTCTCTCTCGCGATGACTCAGGAGTTATAACCACaaacataaaaatcatatatGTCATAATACAGTGATGGAGAAGTTTATCTTCATATTAAATGGCCCCTGACTGCCACACTTTATAATTCTTGTGTCTAGTTTTCGTAGTTTCTGTCTTATCCCTATCAGGCTATTTTCTCTTCTAATCTGTTATGTCCAATCCAGGTTAAGGTGGGAAATCAGAGAACCAACTGTTTCTAAAGTAAGTATAACATAATCTGAGGAAAAACTGGTTTTATGGCATCATTCTCATTGCCTAGAAATTTTAGATAGTCAGTTAGTGAAAATATAACCTCCTCGATAAATAAGATAAGGTGCTAACTATAATTCTGTTGAGTTCACAATCATGACAGAGAAACCCGCAAAGAGAACAGCGCATTCAGCAGCTGTTCCCCCTCCAACCCCTGGAAATCAGTAAGAAGCCACCTGGAAGACAGAGCCAATACGAAATGGCTACTTAAGGCCTATGTGCAGCACAGCTGGTAACCATGACATGGAGTATGAATATTCTAGAAACTCAAGGGAGACAGCAGCAAAGGGTGTGTCAGAccagagagcaaggaggaggggCGGCTGAGTTCATGGTGCTTGCTCAAAAACTTAAGGGTAGTAACACAAGAGGAATGCTGCCATGCTGGATGGGTAGTTCCTTTTAAAAGTATAGTCAGATGGAAGCAGCAAGCCCCGTCCCCCCAAAACTAATAATATAAACACCTGCTCACATCAGGAAGTTTGAGCAACTGCCATAAGAAGTGGGGATCCAAGGGCAGTAGGACACCTGATCTAGAATAGACACCCCGTAAAGCAAAAGCATCAGTACATTGGGCTGCATAAGGACAGAGCACTCCGTGCCCTCAAActtcacctttttttctcttgctcttccttctctattttgtggGATGCAACATATGTCGAGAAGAGATGGCAACACCTGTTTAGGAGCTTGACAAACTCTACCATGGCGTCCTCTTTAGACAtgtttcccagggctgcccacTCTCTCCTGTAAGGAATAACAAGAAAAGTTACCTCCTCTTCTCAACAGAATGAGAATTTGATTAATCCTAAACATGAACAATTCTCAATTATAACTAAAATGAAGAATGATTCTACTATAAACAAAAGGCTCAAAACGTCCAGTTTCAACGGCATGTATTGATTTCCTAAATTAGATACGCCACACGCAATCCAAACTCACTACTGTAAACTAGAATGGAACTCCACTGCCCATAATTTCCATACTAGCAAAAGAGTATCAGAgtgttactttccttctatcaTATTTTAGCCTTAACTAAATAAACTACTCAATGTATTCTCTTTTCTCACAACTCTCTATATGTCCCAATAAGAGAATCaattactatatattttaaatggctgCTTTTAATATTACTTAGGAAGAATCAAATAAAGCTGTCCTTATGTTCATAATCAGAGGAGTAAACTTCTTCCACAATATTTAGCCATAAACATCTCCAAGCCAAAAACAGATAAACATCCGGAGTTTCCAGAAGCTGTAAGCAAAAATGTTTCAGTTCTTATTCTGAGCCAATGAACCAGCTCTTTACATCTTAACCAATTTACTTTATACCCTTTTTCAATATTATTCTCATTATATGCATTATACAACAAAATACTTACCTCCTGTCATTCCCCAACACGTCAAAAAATCCAACCTCAGGACAAGTGTCTGGATTATATGGACCCAGAAGAACCTGCTTATGCAGTGCCACAAGCTTCAGTTTTTCTTCGTAAGTTGGATGAAATGCTTTGCCATCTTTttctacaagaaaaagaaatgaagaaaacaatcagCACTGGCAAAATACATAATTTTCAGCATCATATGCTAAAGTTTTGCTATAAGGTATGTTACCAAACTTCCTGTGACAGACACAAACACTATCATggtgagattttaattttaaacaccAAATTTTAATAGTCAGATCCTAAGACAGAAACCCTTTAtgctgaattaattttttaaaatgaagccaAGTACTAATGTTTATTCTAAGACTACTACAGAGAAACCAATCTGTCAAGCTACAGTCAGGCACACACATACAGGTGTACCACTGGACATCttttatacatattaaaaatgttcaacaatcactttttaaaagtttttaaaaataattttatatcagTCACTCTTAATACGATCATGCATAAGAGATTACATGTATTTAGAAAAGCTACATTCAAAACATATCCATTCCACGGCAGCAGTATGACGTGGCGGAAGGGGCTCTGGAACAGCATAGGTTTAAACCGCATCTCAGACGCTCCCACAGCTGTAGGACCATTTAGCCCCTCCGTTCGTTCATCGATAAAGTGAGGAGT contains:
- the ACBD3 gene encoding Golgi resident protein GCP60 isoform X2, producing MAAVLNAERLEVSVDGLTLSPDPEERPGAEGAPLLPPPLPPPSPPGAGRGPGAAGEQPELGEAAAGGAAEEARRLEQRWGFGLEELYGLALRFFKEKDGKAFHPTYEEKLKLVALHKQVLLGPYNPDTCPEVGFFDVLGNDRRREWAALGNMSKEDAMVEFVKLLNRCCHLFSTYVASHKIEKEEQEKKRKEEEERRRREEEERERVQKEEEKRRREEEERLRREEEERRRIEEERLRLEQQKQQIMAALNSQTAVQFQQYAAQQYPGNYEQQQILIRQLQEQHYQQYMQQLYQVQLAQQQAALQKQQEVAVAGASLPASSKVNAAAPSDMLSVNGQAKTHTDNSEKELEPEAAEEALENGPKESLPVIAAPSMWTRPQIKDFKEKIRQDADSVITVGRGEVVTVRVPTHEEGSYLFWEFATDNYDIGFGVYFEWTDSPNTAVSVHVSESSDDDEDEEGRTMENISSEEKAKKNANKPLLDEIVPVYRRDCHEEVYAGSHQYPGRGVYLLKFDNSYSLWRSKSVYYRVYYTR
- the ACBD3 gene encoding Golgi resident protein GCP60 isoform X1; its protein translation is MAAVLNAERLEVSVDGLTLSPDPEERPGAEGAPLLPPPLPPPSPPGAGRGPGAAGEQPELGEAAAGGAAEEARRLEQRWGFGLEELYGLALRFFKEKDGKAFHPTYEEKLKLVALHKQVLLGPYNPDTCPEVGFFDVLGNDRRREWAALGNMSKEDAMVEFVKLLNRCCHLFSTYVASHKIEKEEQEKKRKEEEERRRREEEERERVQKEEEKRRREEEERLRREEEERRRIEEERLRLEQQKQQIMAALNSQTAVQFQQYAAQQYPGNYEQQQILIRQLQEQHYQQYMQQLYQVQLAQQQAALQKQQEVAVAGASLPASSKVNAAAPSDMLSVNGQAKTHTDNSEKELEPEAAEEALENGPKESLPVIAAPSMWTRPQIKDFKEKIRQDADSVITVGRGEVVTVRVPTHEEGSYLFWEFATDNYDIGFGVYFEWTDSPNTAVSVHVSESSDDDEDEEENISSEEKAKKNANKPLLDEIVPVYRRDCHEEVYAGSHQYPGRGVYLLKFDNSYSLWRSKSVYYRVYYTR
- the ACBD3 gene encoding Golgi resident protein GCP60 isoform X3, producing MFSFREAEDKMTWLEKDGKAFHPTYEEKLKLVALHKQVLLGPYNPDTCPEVGFFDVLGNDRRREWAALGNMSKEDAMVEFVKLLNRCCHLFSTYVASHKIEKEEQEKKRKEEEERRRREEEERERVQKEEEKRRREEEERLRREEEERRRIEEERLRLEQQKQQIMAALNSQTAVQFQQYAAQQYPGNYEQQQILIRQLQEQHYQQYMQQLYQVQLAQQQAALQKQQEVAVAGASLPASSKVNAAAPSDMLSVNGQAKTHTDNSEKELEPEAAEEALENGPKESLPVIAAPSMWTRPQIKDFKEKIRQDADSVITVGRGEVVTVRVPTHEEGSYLFWEFATDNYDIGFGVYFEWTDSPNTAVSVHVSESSDDDEDEEGRTMENISSEEKAKKNANKPLLDEIVPVYRRDCHEEVYAGSHQYPGRGVYLLKFDNSYSLWRSKSVYYRVYYTR